A section of the Methanocaldococcus sp. FS406-22 genome encodes:
- the ehaA gene encoding energy-converting NiFe hydrogenase A subunit EhaA, which yields MNIAILYIVALVTSIIVALILKLPILPREKPIRFSFETSVIFPTPILALGIEAIFRNLFGDYISLAFFAGLFGALLSKYADKLFGEP from the coding sequence ATGAATATTGCTATACTGTATATAGTAGCTTTAGTAACATCAATAATTGTTGCATTAATCTTAAAACTTCCAATACTTCCAAGAGAAAAGCCTATAAGGTTTAGCTTTGAGACATCGGTTATATTTCCAACACCAATCTTAGCTTTGGGTATTGAAGCAATATTTAGAAACTTATTTGGAGACTATATAAGCTTAGCTTTCTTTGCTGGGCTGTTTGGGGCTTTATTATCAAAATATGCTGATAAGTTATTTGGTGAGCCGTAA
- a CDS encoding DUF2108 domain-containing protein: MDILPLISGICCILGGIGVILHTNPINKIIMLSVLEIGMIGLIVSCYYLDIAIVSSLCEPICTIILLLGYLKYLTTVKKKKRYGRNLPILSK; encoded by the coding sequence ATGGATATTTTACCATTAATATCAGGAATATGCTGTATATTGGGAGGAATTGGAGTTATATTACATACAAACCCAATAAACAAAATTATTATGCTTTCAGTATTAGAAATTGGAATGATTGGGTTGATTGTTTCTTGTTACTATTTAGATATAGCTATAGTTTCATCACTCTGCGAGCCAATCTGCACAATAATCTTATTGCTTGGATATTTAAAATATCTAACAACAGTAAAGAAGAAGAAAAGATACGGCAGAAATCTACCAATATTGTCCAAATAA
- a CDS encoding ZPR1 zinc finger domain-containing protein: MESVQRLDCPVCGGKGTFVITSHQIDIPYFGPVLETTMICEKCNFRRSDVFPLEVREPKKYILKIKSERDLNKRVVRSSSAYIQIPELGVEIKPGPLAEGFVSNVEGVLNRVDNILQTLIRWAETEEQKKKAEELRERIKKLKEGKDEATLILIDPLGHSAIIGDGVEEETLSEEEVEKLKEGIVIVDLDKDKEKEKE; encoded by the coding sequence ATGGAAAGCGTGCAAAGATTGGACTGCCCAGTATGTGGAGGAAAAGGCACTTTTGTAATAACTTCCCATCAAATAGACATCCCTTACTTTGGCCCTGTATTAGAAACAACGATGATTTGTGAGAAATGCAATTTTAGGAGAAGTGATGTTTTTCCATTAGAAGTTAGAGAGCCAAAAAAGTATATATTGAAAATTAAGAGTGAGAGAGATTTAAACAAAAGAGTTGTTAGAAGTTCTTCTGCCTATATTCAAATTCCAGAACTTGGAGTTGAGATTAAACCTGGTCCATTAGCTGAGGGATTTGTTAGCAACGTTGAAGGAGTTTTAAATAGAGTAGATAACATATTACAAACTTTAATTAGATGGGCTGAGACAGAGGAACAAAAAAAGAAAGCTGAAGAACTTAGAGAGAGAATAAAGAAATTAAAAGAAGGTAAGGATGAAGCAACCTTAATATTAATCGACCCGTTAGGACATAGTGCTATTATTGGAGATGGTGTTGAAGAAGAAACATTAAGTGAGGAAGAAGTTGAAAAATTAAAAGAAGGCATTGTTATTGTGGATTTAGATAAAGATAAAGAGAAAGAAAAAGAATAA
- a CDS encoding radical SAM protein, whose product MLSILSSMIKPKILQVETTNDCNSNCKICMRRFWKRGVGYMSYDDFTKLPIQEFDEVALHGWGECFLHPDLFKMVKYVKQHNVKASLCTNGKLLGERLEEVLSSGLDEIAFGIYTLDGKDDIINNIQALIEERNNRNINLAIFFDITVFKENLNEIKDIVEKAIELGVDGVVFHRLFDIYNVDEGVKYDLTPKEEKEFFSLIKNKYSKQIPLYFPLKHTTPCRVLLKCMFVRYDGLQSPCVYLSDDVLGDARNASYKEMLKRHIYFIKGVKKNAICRKCIW is encoded by the coding sequence ATGCTGTCTATATTATCTTCAATGATAAAACCTAAAATTCTGCAGGTAGAAACAACTAACGATTGTAATAGTAATTGTAAGATATGTATGAGGAGATTTTGGAAAAGAGGCGTAGGTTATATGAGCTATGACGACTTTACCAAATTGCCAATTCAAGAATTTGATGAAGTTGCCTTACATGGATGGGGGGAGTGTTTTTTACATCCTGATTTGTTTAAAATGGTCAAATATGTCAAACAACACAATGTCAAAGCAAGTTTATGTACAAATGGGAAATTATTAGGAGAGAGGTTGGAAGAAGTATTGAGTAGTGGATTGGATGAGATAGCATTTGGGATATACACTCTAGATGGAAAAGATGACATTATAAACAACATACAAGCGTTGATTGAAGAGAGAAATAACCGGAATATTAATTTGGCAATATTTTTTGATATAACCGTATTCAAAGAAAATTTAAATGAAATAAAAGATATTGTAGAAAAAGCTATTGAACTAGGTGTTGATGGTGTTGTCTTCCACAGACTATTTGACATATACAACGTTGATGAAGGAGTCAAATACGATTTGACTCCTAAAGAAGAAAAAGAGTTTTTTAGCTTAATAAAAAATAAATATTCTAAGCAAATTCCTTTGTATTTCCCTCTAAAACATACAACACCTTGTAGGGTTTTGTTAAAATGTATGTTTGTAAGATATGATGGATTACAGTCTCCATGTGTATATCTAAGTGATGATGTGCTTGGAGATGCAAGAAATGCATCATACAAAGAAATGCTAAAAAGGCATATATATTTTATAAAAGGGGTGAAAAAAAATGCCATCTGCAGAAAATGTATATGGTAA
- a CDS encoding DUF2109 family protein, with protein sequence MDTVEIIIGLIALLMTARIFLERSRARKLLYLCCLSFCISALIALYVDSPMGGIAAITYFICSTLSSNAIAYTIEQTKHLE encoded by the coding sequence ATGGATACAGTGGAGATAATTATTGGACTTATAGCATTGTTGATGACAGCAAGAATATTCCTAGAAAGAAGTAGAGCAAGAAAATTGCTGTATCTTTGCTGTTTAAGCTTCTGCATCTCTGCATTAATCGCTTTATATGTAGATTCACCGATGGGAGGAATAGCGGCTATAACATACTTTATATGCTCAACTTTATCATCCAATGCAATTGCCTACACAATAGAGCAGACAAAACACCTTGAGTAA
- a CDS encoding helix-turn-helix domain-containing protein — MYKKLEIIERAILLNPQYIQAFREKLKITQSKLAKESGISQSHLSMLEKGKRPATKLIATAVTLGLLKCFSSNNVENPIIELLDALSLLKFEDSFAEFVSEIIEKDDKRYLRLIENYPVLIISKENLLNEMKNRLEVMDIERIELSRGKIKVIGKHLDNKYVEILLDCSDIRRLEKKFMKKTGKKVIIQVFPKDEVPPIYSTNKDCIIIHCW; from the coding sequence ATGTATAAAAAATTAGAGATCATCGAAAGGGCAATACTATTAAATCCCCAATATATTCAAGCATTTAGGGAGAAATTGAAAATCACACAATCAAAATTAGCTAAAGAGAGCGGTATTAGCCAATCTCATCTCAGTATGTTGGAAAAGGGAAAGAGACCAGCAACTAAACTTATAGCAACTGCAGTAACTCTTGGTTTATTAAAATGCTTTTCCTCAAATAATGTTGAAAACCCAATAATTGAGCTTTTAGATGCTTTATCCCTTTTAAAGTTTGAAGATAGCTTTGCAGAATTTGTATCTGAAATTATTGAAAAAGATGATAAAAGGTATCTTAGGTTAATCGAAAACTACCCTGTGTTAATCATAAGTAAAGAAAATTTACTAAATGAGATGAAAAATAGATTAGAAGTTATGGACATTGAAAGGATAGAATTATCAAGAGGGAAAATAAAAGTAATAGGAAAACACCTTGACAATAAATATGTTGAAATATTATTAGATTGTTCGGATATCAGGAGATTAGAAAAAAAATTTATGAAAAAAACTGGAAAGAAAGTTATTATTCAGGTGTTTCCAAAAGATGAAGTTCCTCCAATTTATTCAACAAACAAAGATTGCATCATAATTCACTGCTGGTGA